A window from Calliopsis andreniformis isolate RMS-2024a chromosome 7, iyCalAndr_principal, whole genome shotgun sequence encodes these proteins:
- the LOC143181824 gene encoding methylthioribose-1-phosphate isomerase isoform X2, with protein MTLQAIKWQNGKLEILDQILLPAISRYAPVNGVEDGWKVINKMQVRGAPAIAIVGCLSLAAELRNEEHVDKKSLRQDVEGKLNYLVSARPTAVNMKLAADELIHLANKLSKDETVTVTEMKKRFLDAIEAMLEKDIADNKAIGDYGAQEILKNVSGDNSIRILTHCNTGSLATAEHAYCSETRPYNQGARLTAYELVYEKIPATLICDDMVAALMKSRKISAVVVGADRVAANGDTANKIGTYQIAIVAKYHNVPFYVAAPRTSIDFSIPSGDYIVIEERPEREMTHMNDQRIAAPGIQCWNPAFDVTPASLIKGIITEVGVYRPEDLIQLKNYETD; from the exons ATGACGCTGCAGGCGATCAAGTGGCAGAATGGCAAGCTGGAAATCCTCGACCAGATTCTGCTGCCGGCAATTTCGCGATACGCACCAGTCAACGGCGTGGAGGATGGCTGGAAGGTCATCAATAAGATGCAG GTTCGAGGTgccccagctatagccattgttgGTTGCCTGAGTTTGGCAGCAGAGCTTAGGAACGAGGAGCATGTAGACAAAAAGAGCCTCAGACAGGATGTAGAAGGGAAATTAAACTATTTGGTGTCTGCTAGGCCAACTGCAGTTAACATGAAACTTGCGGCTGATGAATTGATTCACTTGGCCAACAAGCTCAGTAAAGATGAAACCGTTACCGTGACAGAGATGAAGAAAAG GTTTCTGGATGCCATAGAGGCAATGCTGGAGAAGGATATTGCAGATAACAAAGCGATTGGAGATTATGGAGCACAAGAGATCTTGAAAAATGTGTCCGGAGACAATTCAATTAGGATTTTGACCCACTGTAATACTGGCAGCCTTGCAACAGCAG AACATGCATATTGCTCTGAGACTAGGCCATACAACCAAGGAGCACGATTGACCGCCTATGAATTAGTGTACGAGAAAATTCCTGCAACCCTTATTTGCGACGATATGGTGGCAGCCCTAATGAAATCGCGAAAAATTTCCGCCGTGGTGGTCGGGGCTGACAGAGTCGCCGCGAATGGAGACACAGCGAACAAAATTGGAACTTATCAG ATCGCTATAGTAGCTAAATATCATAACGTTCCTTTCTATGTGGCAGCTCCACGAACCTCCATAGACTTCAGTATCCCTAGTGGTGATTATATTGTCATAGAAGAAAGACCAGAGAGGGAAATGACACACATGAATGACCAACGAATCGCTGCACCTGGCATACAATGCTGGAACCCCGCGTTTGATGTGACCCCAGCTAGTCTAATCAAAGGCATTATCACGGAAGTCGGTGTCTACAGACCTGAGGACTTGATACAATTAAAGAACTATGAGACGGACTGA
- the LOC143181824 gene encoding methylthioribose-1-phosphate isomerase isoform X1, which produces MTLQAIKWQNGKLEILDQILLPAISRYAPVNGVEDGWKVINKMQVRGAPAIAIVGCLSLAAELRNEEHVDKKSLRQDVEGKLNYLVSARPTAVNMKLAADELIHLANKLSKDETVTVTEMKKRFLDAIEAMLEKDIADNKAIGDYGAQEILKNVSGDNSIRILTHCNTGSLATAGYGTALGVIRSLHKRSSLEHAYCSETRPYNQGARLTAYELVYEKIPATLICDDMVAALMKSRKISAVVVGADRVAANGDTANKIGTYQIAIVAKYHNVPFYVAAPRTSIDFSIPSGDYIVIEERPEREMTHMNDQRIAAPGIQCWNPAFDVTPASLIKGIITEVGVYRPEDLIQLKNYETD; this is translated from the exons ATGACGCTGCAGGCGATCAAGTGGCAGAATGGCAAGCTGGAAATCCTCGACCAGATTCTGCTGCCGGCAATTTCGCGATACGCACCAGTCAACGGCGTGGAGGATGGCTGGAAGGTCATCAATAAGATGCAG GTTCGAGGTgccccagctatagccattgttgGTTGCCTGAGTTTGGCAGCAGAGCTTAGGAACGAGGAGCATGTAGACAAAAAGAGCCTCAGACAGGATGTAGAAGGGAAATTAAACTATTTGGTGTCTGCTAGGCCAACTGCAGTTAACATGAAACTTGCGGCTGATGAATTGATTCACTTGGCCAACAAGCTCAGTAAAGATGAAACCGTTACCGTGACAGAGATGAAGAAAAG GTTTCTGGATGCCATAGAGGCAATGCTGGAGAAGGATATTGCAGATAACAAAGCGATTGGAGATTATGGAGCACAAGAGATCTTGAAAAATGTGTCCGGAGACAATTCAATTAGGATTTTGACCCACTGTAATACTGGCAGCCTTGCAACAGCAGGTTATGGCACAGCCTTAGGTGTTATTAGATCGCTTCATAAGAGAAGTAGTCTTG AACATGCATATTGCTCTGAGACTAGGCCATACAACCAAGGAGCACGATTGACCGCCTATGAATTAGTGTACGAGAAAATTCCTGCAACCCTTATTTGCGACGATATGGTGGCAGCCCTAATGAAATCGCGAAAAATTTCCGCCGTGGTGGTCGGGGCTGACAGAGTCGCCGCGAATGGAGACACAGCGAACAAAATTGGAACTTATCAG ATCGCTATAGTAGCTAAATATCATAACGTTCCTTTCTATGTGGCAGCTCCACGAACCTCCATAGACTTCAGTATCCCTAGTGGTGATTATATTGTCATAGAAGAAAGACCAGAGAGGGAAATGACACACATGAATGACCAACGAATCGCTGCACCTGGCATACAATGCTGGAACCCCGCGTTTGATGTGACCCCAGCTAGTCTAATCAAAGGCATTATCACGGAAGTCGGTGTCTACAGACCTGAGGACTTGATACAATTAAAGAACTATGAGACGGACTGA